CCCAATTTAGCTCTGGCATATTATTAAAATTCATCCCATACACACTGGCAACCACAGTGGGTGGCAAAAATACGACAGAGGCAATGGAGAAGGTTTTAATAATTTGGTTTTGTTCGATATTGATAAAACCCTGCGTAGAGTCCATCAAAAAATTCACTTTATCGAAGAGAAAGGCGCAGTGCGACATTAGGGTTTCGATATCTCGTGTGACTTCCCGTAGCGTTTCTCGCTCCTCAGATTGCACCCCCACATGGCGCATTAAAAACGAGATATTGCGCTGCGTATCCATCAAACATAAGCGCACTTTACCGTTGGCATCTTCTAGCCTTGAAATACGACTAACAGCTTCTTCTAGATCTGAGTCTTCTTCCTCAAGCACATAGGCACTGAGCTTTTCAAGCTGGTGGTGCATATCCTCAAGCATATCCGCATGGTTTTCGACTTTTTGGTCGAACAAAGTCACTAATAGCTGTTTTGGGTTATCGCACGCCACTTGCCCTTTACGCGCACGCAGTCGCAGCAATCTAAAATCTGCAAGTTCGTCATCGCGAATGGTTAATAAGCAGTTCTTTTGTAATAAGCAGGCGACGGTCACCGTATTAAAACGCCCGTCATTGGGAGACATAAACAAAGCGTGTACATGCAGACCTTCGCTGTCGATAAAACAGCGCGAAGAGGCTTCAATTTCCTCTACATCATCCGCACCAGGAAGGGTAATATTTAGCGTGTTTGCCAGGGCAACTCGCTCCTCCTCAGTGGGATTAATAGTATCTATCCAATGGGCGTTTTTGATTGCTATTTCAATCGGGGTGTCGGCGCTTGGTTCCATTTCGGAAATTACACCGTGTTCAATCGAAAAAAACCTCAGCATCTCATTACTCTACACGACGACTCTTTGGCAAAGTATAAGAGTGAATGTATTAATCAACAATGACAATCCAAGTATTATCCGCAGATTATTCAGCTTGATAGGTGTAGATATTACGCGCCGCAACCGAGTTATTCATGATTGTTGTATAATTAGCAATCAATTTAAAGCCATGGCGCTGAAATAAATGATTCACTGCTAAGGCATCTACTCGACAACGAGTGTGGATAGGTTGGCGAGTAGCGGCTAAGGTGTCTTGCAGTAATTGCTTGCCAATTCCTTTGCCGCGAATATTCGCATCAACCATAAAGTTCGAAATATATAGGCCTGACGTAAGATCAAAGCGCGCCTTATCTTTAAAATGGGCGATTGGCACTAGCGACAAACTGCCTATAAGTTGCTTTGTTGAGTCATCAAAAATAACACGCACTTCGCCTTCTTCGATTTCCTTTTTCATAAGCAAGTGAATGGCTGCTTGGTCTATTTCTTCATTGCGTGGTGGCGCTGAAAAGGTCGCGATGTATAGCTCAGTAAGCTGCTCAACAATATCGCGGGTTGGAGTAGAGATTATTTCAATCATGCAGATACGCTCCGTGTTTTTGGATCAGCTTGGTAACTTTCAAGTAAGTGCTCAATATTACGTTTAAACAACTCGCTGGCATGTTCTGTTAGTACCGTATTTTTCGCTATCGCATGGCCTAGATACAAGTTGTATAGCTCATACGCCGCGCACTGCGCATCAAGCTCAGGATGAAAAATACCGCTTTCTATCCCTTGCACGATTTTA
This sequence is a window from Pseudoalteromonas piscicida. Protein-coding genes within it:
- the corA gene encoding magnesium/cobalt transporter CorA gives rise to the protein MLRFFSIEHGVISEMEPSADTPIEIAIKNAHWIDTINPTEEERVALANTLNITLPGADDVEEIEASSRCFIDSEGLHVHALFMSPNDGRFNTVTVACLLQKNCLLTIRDDELADFRLLRLRARKGQVACDNPKQLLVTLFDQKVENHADMLEDMHHQLEKLSAYVLEEEDSDLEEAVSRISRLEDANGKVRLCLMDTQRNISFLMRHVGVQSEERETLREVTRDIETLMSHCAFLFDKVNFLMDSTQGFINIEQNQIIKTFSIASVVFLPPTVVASVYGMNFNNMPELNWAWGYPFAIAIMLLSGFAPYLFFKHKGWL
- a CDS encoding GNAT family N-acetyltransferase; this translates as MIEIISTPTRDIVEQLTELYIATFSAPPRNEEIDQAAIHLLMKKEIEEGEVRVIFDDSTKQLIGSLSLVPIAHFKDKARFDLTSGLYISNFMVDANIRGKGIGKQLLQDTLAATRQPIHTRCRVDALAVNHLFQRHGFKLIANYTTIMNNSVAARNIYTYQAE